Proteins encoded within one genomic window of Haloarcula marismortui ATCC 43049:
- a CDS encoding aromatic ring-hydroxylating oxygenase subunit alpha — protein MTRWNQSNDDVTAVSSDITDETNALPAKYFTSSEIHELEKEKIFGRYWVYAGHANAITEPGAYFTRTIGDRQVIIVRGHDDEIRAFFNVCAHRGSKMVEDTPMTDPENMGRIRCPYHMWSYDLDGDLESTPQSFEEAGLNPDLSDDEVCGMDASENSLSEVETDRIGPFVFLNFAQDPMPLAEQAGTLKSELEAMPLGEYEHAARYVSEVECNWKTFAGNYSECDHCHANHQDWITDIELAESELEVNDYHWILHYTHDEDVEDEMRIHDEHEAKFYYFWPNFTVNMYGTADGYGTYIIDPIDEGRFQLIADYYFSDEEMTDAEQEFVQTSRQLQEEDFELVERQYEGLKSGALAQAQLGPNEHTVHRLHRLAQEAYEA, from the coding sequence ATGACGAGGTGGAACCAGTCAAATGACGATGTCACAGCAGTTAGCTCCGATATAACCGACGAAACGAACGCACTTCCGGCTAAATACTTTACGAGCTCGGAGATACACGAACTGGAGAAGGAGAAGATATTCGGTCGCTACTGGGTGTACGCCGGGCATGCGAACGCGATTACCGAGCCGGGTGCGTATTTTACCCGGACCATTGGCGACAGGCAAGTCATCATCGTCCGTGGCCACGACGACGAGATACGGGCGTTCTTCAACGTCTGTGCCCACCGGGGCTCGAAGATGGTCGAGGACACGCCCATGACCGACCCTGAAAACATGGGGCGAATCCGCTGTCCGTACCACATGTGGTCGTACGACCTCGACGGTGACCTCGAGAGCACGCCACAGAGCTTCGAAGAAGCAGGGCTCAATCCGGACCTGAGCGACGATGAGGTCTGTGGCATGGACGCCAGTGAGAACAGCCTCAGCGAAGTCGAAACCGACCGAATCGGGCCGTTCGTCTTCCTCAACTTCGCCCAGGACCCAATGCCGCTGGCCGAGCAAGCGGGAACGCTGAAATCAGAACTCGAGGCCATGCCGCTTGGTGAGTACGAACACGCTGCGCGGTACGTCTCCGAGGTCGAGTGCAACTGGAAGACATTCGCTGGCAATTACTCCGAGTGTGACCACTGCCACGCGAACCATCAGGATTGGATAACTGACATCGAGTTGGCGGAGTCGGAACTCGAAGTCAACGACTATCACTGGATTCTGCATTACACCCACGACGAAGATGTTGAGGACGAAATGCGGATTCACGACGAACACGAGGCCAAGTTCTACTACTTCTGGCCGAACTTTACCGTCAATATGTATGGGACGGCGGACGGATACGGCACGTACATCATCGACCCGATTGATGAAGGTCGCTTCCAACTCATCGCCGACTACTACTTCAGCGACGAGGAGATGACTGACGCCGAACAGGAGTTCGTCCAGACGAGCCGGCAACTCCAGGAGGAGGACTTCGAACTCGTCGAGCGCCAGTACGAGGGGCTCAAGTCGGGCGCGCTCGCGCAGGCACAACTGGGACCGAACGAGCACACCGTCCACCGACTGCATCGGCTCGCTCAGGAAGCCTACGAGGCCTGA
- a CDS encoding GcvT family protein — translation MSTETPPSRADTVVIGAGAVGCSVAYHLTELGAEDVVVIDQGPLPVTGGSSVHAPGIMFQTSPSKIQTKTAHYTSRLLSDAGVYDEVGGIEVARSEERMDFLRRRVEWATSYGLPEPQLLSPAEVTEHLPLVDKDEILGGYYSPTDGRVDGIGALQWYMEHSTASFYGNTEVTDLDVSGGEINAVETAQGRIDCERAVIATNNWGYQTGQLAGLDLPIAPVEHQYVVTEPMDELAGVESSVGDNTTGLEVPGDRSIAEYMSEGPHQPVGRDQDHSLYFRTHGDALGMGSYNHETLSVDPEAMGKNSEEHQASVRGFTKEHWETPTHRGRDKSAKQAFDELLPATQDVEYEATENGIFVFTPDGMPAVGETAQVDGLWTGLAIWWTHSGGYGRILAEWMENGVPRLPSGPVDTGGIHVRRFEPHAGEKDYFVDRGAKRYEQVYSIVEPRWQPDDHRTLRTSPFYHQQKELGAEFYQSGGWETPQWYESNANLVETYEDRIPDQDGWQGINRSKIEAAEHLHTREKVSMFDMTTFSSIMVEGEGSQAFLQQVCSNDMDLDTGQVRYSLLLNEGGGILADITVVKLDDEEFMVTTGGGNSPGIHGGHLEDEAPATVSVHVEEGAKSTIGLWGPNARLLLQRCTDADVTNNGFPYFSAKQMYVGDVPVIALRVSYVGELGWELWAPTEYGQRLWETLQDAGEDLGVRPMGGGALSSMRLEKGYRLWGTDIDTDSNPFEAGLPFAVDMDTEFIGKEALETAREKGIESKITPLTLDDSTDIMLSGRPVTKDGDAIGYVQAGNYGYSIDESIAYTYVPTEHAEAGTSVQIQCEGETYDATVRDEPLFDPTRDRIIK, via the coding sequence ATGAGCACAGAGACTCCCCCGTCTCGGGCGGATACTGTTGTTATCGGTGCCGGGGCCGTCGGGTGTAGTGTCGCGTATCACCTGACGGAACTCGGCGCGGAGGACGTTGTCGTCATCGACCAGGGACCGCTCCCGGTCACCGGCGGTTCATCGGTCCACGCCCCTGGAATAATGTTCCAGACCTCGCCGTCGAAGATACAGACGAAGACGGCCCACTACACCAGTCGGCTCCTTTCGGACGCCGGCGTCTACGACGAGGTCGGCGGCATCGAAGTGGCCCGCAGCGAGGAGCGCATGGACTTCCTCCGTCGGCGTGTCGAGTGGGCGACTTCTTACGGGCTGCCGGAACCACAATTGCTCTCGCCTGCGGAGGTCACCGAACACCTTCCGTTGGTTGACAAGGACGAAATTCTCGGTGGCTACTACTCGCCGACTGACGGACGCGTCGACGGCATCGGCGCGCTCCAGTGGTACATGGAACACTCCACGGCGTCGTTCTACGGGAACACTGAGGTCACCGATCTGGATGTTTCGGGGGGCGAAATCAACGCTGTCGAGACCGCACAGGGCCGCATCGACTGCGAGCGAGCCGTTATTGCGACGAACAACTGGGGCTACCAGACCGGCCAGCTGGCTGGGCTCGACCTTCCGATTGCCCCGGTTGAACATCAGTACGTGGTCACCGAGCCGATGGATGAACTCGCCGGCGTCGAGTCCTCTGTCGGCGACAACACGACGGGGCTGGAGGTTCCGGGGGACCGCTCTATCGCGGAGTACATGAGCGAAGGGCCACACCAGCCCGTCGGTCGCGATCAGGACCACTCGCTGTACTTCCGGACTCACGGTGACGCGCTCGGGATGGGGTCGTACAACCACGAGACGCTCTCGGTTGACCCTGAGGCGATGGGCAAGAACTCCGAGGAACACCAGGCATCGGTTAGAGGGTTCACGAAAGAACACTGGGAGACGCCAACCCACCGTGGCCGGGACAAGTCCGCGAAACAGGCCTTCGACGAACTACTGCCGGCGACACAGGACGTCGAGTACGAGGCCACCGAAAACGGCATCTTCGTCTTCACGCCCGACGGGATGCCGGCCGTCGGGGAGACGGCACAGGTTGACGGTCTCTGGACAGGGCTGGCTATCTGGTGGACCCACTCCGGGGGTTACGGCCGCATCCTCGCTGAGTGGATGGAGAACGGCGTTCCGCGCCTGCCGTCCGGGCCGGTCGACACCGGCGGCATCCACGTCCGACGGTTCGAACCCCACGCGGGCGAGAAGGACTACTTCGTTGACCGCGGGGCCAAGCGCTACGAGCAGGTCTACAGCATTGTCGAGCCCCGGTGGCAGCCTGATGACCACCGTACACTCCGGACCAGCCCGTTCTATCATCAGCAGAAGGAACTCGGGGCGGAGTTCTACCAGAGCGGCGGCTGGGAGACGCCACAGTGGTACGAGTCAAACGCCAACTTAGTCGAGACCTACGAGGACCGGATTCCCGACCAGGACGGCTGGCAGGGAATCAATCGCTCGAAAATCGAGGCCGCGGAGCATCTCCACACCCGCGAGAAGGTATCGATGTTCGACATGACGACTTTCAGCTCCATCATGGTCGAAGGGGAAGGGAGCCAGGCGTTCCTCCAGCAGGTCTGTAGCAACGATATGGACCTCGATACCGGACAGGTCCGCTACTCGCTGCTGTTGAACGAGGGCGGCGGCATCCTCGCCGATATCACTGTCGTCAAACTCGACGACGAGGAGTTCATGGTGACGACCGGCGGCGGGAACTCACCCGGCATCCACGGCGGTCACCTCGAAGACGAGGCTCCCGCAACCGTGTCGGTCCATGTTGAGGAAGGTGCAAAATCCACAATCGGCCTCTGGGGGCCGAACGCGCGGCTCCTTCTCCAGCGATGCACCGACGCGGATGTGACCAACAACGGCTTCCCCTATTTCAGCGCCAAGCAGATGTACGTCGGCGACGTGCCGGTCATCGCATTACGGGTCTCCTACGTCGGCGAGCTTGGGTGGGAGCTGTGGGCGCCGACGGAGTACGGCCAGCGCCTCTGGGAGACGCTGCAAGACGCCGGCGAGGACCTCGGTGTCCGACCGATGGGTGGCGGCGCGCTCAGTTCCATGCGATTAGAGAAAGGCTACCGTCTCTGGGGGACGGACATCGACACGGACTCGAATCCCTTCGAAGCCGGTCTGCCCTTCGCCGTCGACATGGATACGGAGTTTATCGGCAAGGAGGCCCTCGAAACCGCGCGTGAGAAGGGTATTGAGAGCAAAATCACGCCACTCACGCTCGATGACTCGACAGATATCATGCTGAGTGGGCGGCCAGTGACAAAAGACGGCGACGCAATCGGCTACGTGCAAGCCGGAAACTACGGCTACAGCATCGACGAGTCGATTGCATACACATACGTTCCGACCGAACACGCCGAAGCCGGCACGTCGGTTCAGATACAGTGTGAGGGCGAGACATACGACGCGACCGTACGCGACGAGCCGCTGTTCGATCCGACCCGAGACCGGATCATCAAATAA
- the ilvA gene encoding threonine ammonia-lyase, translating to MTHTESDTLPVTYADIERARERLDDDTVVKKTPVERSSSLGGFVDAEVYLKMEHLQWTGSFKTRGAYNKISQDVADDVESFVAASAGNHAQGVALAATKCGAESTIFMPENAPQAKIDATRAYGGSVELVGNDFQETMSHAKAVVEETDAEFVHAYDDLDIIAGQGTLGTEMYHDCPDVDTVIVPIGGGGLISGVSTAIKHLSPETRVIGVQATGAETVHESLDKGIPVVLDEVDTIADGIATGGISETTLDIIEANVDEVVTVSDTDIAQAILLLMERAKQVVEGAGAASVAAILSDSLDVSGETVMPLLCGGNLDMTQMREVLIHALTERQQLLQLRVRIDDQPGVMEEISGVIARQGANIHDVRHERSVENLEIGEAYLVFNVETSGAEHAQSIITAIRDAGYPVDNVAREAKSGAL from the coding sequence ATGACACATACCGAATCGGACACGCTACCCGTCACATACGCAGACATCGAACGAGCCCGCGAACGTCTGGACGACGACACAGTTGTAAAGAAGACGCCAGTCGAACGGAGCTCGTCCCTTGGTGGGTTCGTCGACGCCGAGGTGTACCTGAAGATGGAGCACCTCCAGTGGACAGGGTCGTTCAAAACCAGAGGCGCGTACAACAAGATCTCGCAGGACGTTGCCGATGACGTGGAGTCCTTCGTCGCCGCCAGCGCCGGGAACCACGCCCAGGGTGTCGCTCTCGCCGCGACGAAATGTGGGGCAGAGTCAACGATTTTCATGCCGGAGAACGCGCCACAGGCCAAGATCGACGCCACGAGGGCCTACGGCGGAAGCGTCGAACTGGTCGGCAACGACTTTCAGGAGACGATGTCCCACGCCAAAGCTGTCGTCGAGGAGACCGACGCCGAGTTCGTTCACGCCTATGACGATCTGGACATCATTGCTGGACAGGGGACCCTCGGAACGGAAATGTACCACGACTGCCCCGATGTCGACACAGTCATCGTCCCCATTGGCGGCGGCGGACTTATCAGCGGTGTCTCGACCGCAATCAAGCACCTCTCGCCCGAGACGCGCGTCATCGGTGTGCAGGCGACCGGCGCTGAGACGGTGCATGAAAGCCTCGACAAAGGGATTCCGGTCGTGCTTGATGAAGTCGACACCATCGCCGACGGTATCGCTACGGGCGGTATCTCGGAGACGACGCTCGACATCATCGAGGCGAACGTCGACGAAGTCGTGACGGTTTCGGACACCGATATCGCACAGGCGATTCTCCTGTTGATGGAACGAGCCAAACAGGTCGTGGAAGGTGCCGGGGCCGCCTCCGTGGCTGCCATACTGAGTGACAGCCTCGACGTGTCGGGTGAAACGGTGATGCCGCTGCTCTGTGGCGGGAACCTCGATATGACACAGATGCGAGAAGTTCTCATTCATGCACTCACGGAGCGCCAGCAGCTCCTCCAGCTCCGGGTTCGGATCGATGACCAGCCGGGTGTGATGGAGGAGATATCTGGCGTCATCGCCAGACAGGGAGCCAACATCCACGACGTTCGGCACGAACGGTCCGTCGAGAATCTCGAAATCGGGGAGGCGTATCTCGTATTCAACGTCGAAACGAGTGGTGCCGAGCACGCACAGAGTATTATCACGGCGATACGTGATGCGGGCTATCCCGTCGATAACGTTGCACGGGAGGCCAAAAGTGGCGCACTGTGA
- a CDS encoding universal stress protein — MYDHILVPYDGSDEARKGAEHGIELAAALDATVHALYVIDLPGTPRALALRDDEEEMREEYRDYGEEVLANLGTVAEEHGVDYETHFKTGAPSEEIVEFAEGEGMDAIVLGSAFRGKLGNLLGGTTDKVVRTSSIPVISQRMSVNDI, encoded by the coding sequence ATGTACGACCACATACTCGTCCCGTATGACGGTAGCGATGAGGCCCGGAAAGGGGCAGAACACGGCATCGAACTCGCCGCTGCACTCGACGCCACAGTCCATGCATTGTACGTAATCGATCTGCCGGGCACGCCCCGTGCGCTTGCGCTCAGAGATGACGAGGAGGAGATGCGCGAGGAGTACCGAGACTACGGGGAGGAGGTGCTGGCAAATCTCGGGACTGTCGCCGAAGAACACGGTGTTGACTACGAGACGCACTTCAAAACCGGCGCGCCCAGCGAAGAGATCGTCGAGTTTGCTGAAGGCGAAGGCATGGACGCGATTGTTCTGGGCTCAGCGTTCCGCGGAAAACTCGGGAACCTGCTCGGCGGAACGACGGACAAGGTGGTCCGAACGTCGAGCATCCCAGTCATCAGCCAGCGGATGAGTGTCAACGATATTTAA
- a CDS encoding BCCT family transporter, with product MADSDDQTGGMSDGLQVELFHPESDREPGDTNIQAAGFDIHPVVFPVALAIIALFIAITILLGDTAASAYTWLFNTIGDTFGWFYLLAVNVFIITLLYFAFSKYGNIRIGGVEAEKEFSDFSWMAMLFSAGMGIGLMFFSVSEPLYYFQNPPSFFGAEAGTGAAASAAMAQTFFHWGFHPWAVYGLVGLGLAFFSFNRGLPLTFRSIFWPLLGERIYGWPGHIIDLVTVFATLFGLSTSLGLGVAQVNTGLSYVGGDMLGAVNIPTGTWPQVALIAGITLIATLSVAAGLDGGVKRLSTLNLYLMFALLGFLVIVGPTVYIFGTWTEGLGAYFGNILALGFFTGTLNEAANGTPTAWTVFYWGWWIAWSPFVGMFIARISKGRSVREFVLGVLFLPSMFSTLWLSVFGGSAMFNSLMGNGQALATYNEVGQTVAMFALLEQFPLGVISGLLATLLVITFFVTSSDSGSLVIDHLTSGGKHDVPRTQRIFWALTEGLVASILLIGGGLTALQTAAITTGLPFALILCLMCYTVYLGLDNEYQILESEEFAETIQDLSERDDVDVVTAGDEMVTDISDPGDDTATSTD from the coding sequence ATGGCAGATAGTGACGACCAAACCGGCGGAATGTCGGACGGGCTCCAGGTAGAACTGTTCCACCCGGAGTCCGACCGCGAGCCCGGTGACACGAACATCCAGGCGGCTGGATTCGATATCCACCCGGTGGTCTTCCCGGTGGCGCTGGCGATCATTGCGTTATTTATCGCCATAACGATACTGCTGGGCGACACAGCAGCCTCCGCGTACACGTGGCTGTTCAACACCATCGGTGACACCTTCGGCTGGTTCTACCTGCTTGCGGTGAACGTGTTCATCATTACTTTGCTGTACTTCGCCTTCAGCAAGTACGGCAATATCAGAATCGGCGGCGTTGAAGCCGAAAAAGAGTTCAGTGATTTCTCTTGGATGGCGATGTTGTTCAGCGCCGGCATGGGTATTGGCCTCATGTTCTTCAGCGTCTCAGAACCGCTGTATTACTTCCAGAACCCGCCGAGTTTCTTTGGGGCCGAAGCTGGAACCGGTGCGGCAGCGTCCGCCGCGATGGCACAGACGTTCTTCCACTGGGGCTTTCACCCGTGGGCGGTGTATGGCCTCGTGGGACTCGGTCTCGCGTTCTTCTCGTTTAACCGCGGGCTTCCACTTACGTTCCGGTCGATATTCTGGCCCCTGCTTGGCGAGCGGATTTACGGCTGGCCGGGCCACATCATCGACCTCGTAACGGTGTTCGCGACGCTGTTCGGACTGTCAACCTCGCTGGGACTCGGTGTTGCGCAGGTCAATACGGGACTCTCCTACGTGGGCGGTGATATGCTCGGCGCGGTAAATATCCCGACAGGAACCTGGCCGCAAGTCGCCCTCATCGCTGGGATTACGCTCATCGCGACCCTCTCGGTCGCGGCGGGGCTTGATGGCGGTGTCAAGCGGCTGAGCACGCTCAATCTGTACCTGATGTTCGCACTGCTCGGGTTCCTCGTCATCGTGGGCCCGACAGTGTACATCTTCGGGACGTGGACCGAAGGGCTTGGCGCGTACTTCGGGAACATCCTCGCGCTCGGGTTCTTTACCGGGACGCTCAACGAAGCGGCGAACGGGACCCCCACCGCATGGACAGTGTTCTACTGGGGCTGGTGGATCGCATGGTCGCCGTTCGTCGGGATGTTCATCGCACGCATTTCGAAGGGACGGTCCGTCCGGGAGTTCGTTCTCGGCGTCCTGTTCCTTCCGTCGATGTTCTCGACGCTCTGGCTGTCGGTGTTCGGCGGCAGCGCGATGTTCAACTCACTGATGGGGAACGGACAGGCGCTAGCGACCTACAACGAAGTCGGCCAGACCGTTGCGATGTTTGCCCTGCTGGAGCAGTTCCCGCTTGGCGTGATTAGCGGCCTGTTGGCGACCCTGCTGGTCATCACGTTCTTCGTCACGTCGTCGGACTCGGGGTCTCTGGTCATCGACCACCTGACCTCGGGCGGGAAACACGACGTGCCACGGACACAGCGGATCTTCTGGGCCCTCACTGAGGGGCTTGTCGCGTCGATCCTGCTCATCGGGGGCGGGCTGACGGCGCTCCAGACGGCCGCAATCACCACGGGGCTCCCGTTCGCGCTCATCCTGTGTCTGATGTGTTACACGGTGTATCTGGGGCTCGATAACGAGTACCAGATACTCGAATCCGAAGAGTTCGCAGAGACAATTCAGGATCTCTCTGAACGGGATGACGTAGATGTCGTGACCGCTGGCGACGAGATGGTGACGGATATCTCAGACCCGGGAGACGACACGGCAACTAGCACTGACTGA
- the folP gene encoding dihydropteroate synthase: MEYHESADYLQSLQRRRPKLGTDTTARMLSHLGDPDGSFDSVQIAGSNGKGSTARMTESVLRAAGLDVGLFTSPGLNGFREQITVNGGRVPKARVTEFVEQIEPCINQLAAEDDKPTHFEVLTALALYHFDVEDVDVAVLEVGIGGRYDATSAVDPVASAVTSISLEHTDLLGDTIEEIARDKGQVAPSDAPLVTGTAGAALDAIQEITDTITVGSEAADVTATENGMRSAVENRISLTGSNWALESNLKLLGQHQAENAGVAATLARQLIDVDTETISEGLRAATLPGRFEVRSTDPMVVLDGSHNPGAMETLTTLIGRYEYDDLHVVFAAMQDKEYEQMIATLPAVETAFATRPAVDRAASTESLAAAFEGQAAQIQQVESVPEATERAIATAGEDDFVLVAGSLYAVAEARDRWSRLVVPKENLQQASTGETAGVENEPQLHQQMLSVTLRRDQAGVVKQEFEDCGGTCTCSTVGMPEKLVDTTLSGTPRQFQQLTDRLASAGLGLGCLAIQFEEMLSERSFPPPFDGEEAAVMGILNVTPDSFYDGGEYNRRDLAISHAEQMIESGADIVDIGGESTRPGAEPVSIETEIDRVVPVIEAVSSLDTTVSVDTRKAAVADAALDAGADIVNDVSGLSDPEMRFVVADHDASVILMHSLSAPVDPGRTVTYDDVVDDVLRDLTEQILLAEQAGIDREQIIIDPGCGFGKNAAESFELVDRLHEFQALGCPVLVGHSRKSMFAEMSDAEADRLPPTLATTALAAERGADAVRVHDVSENNAVLKTVSATAARPSQLRQQ, from the coding sequence ATGGAGTACCACGAGTCGGCGGACTACCTGCAGTCGCTACAGCGTCGTCGGCCCAAGTTGGGGACCGATACGACGGCGCGGATGCTCTCACATCTCGGTGACCCGGACGGCAGTTTCGACAGCGTACAGATCGCCGGGTCAAACGGAAAGGGAAGCACCGCCCGGATGACCGAGAGTGTGCTTAGAGCCGCCGGGCTAGATGTCGGCCTATTTACCTCGCCAGGGTTGAACGGCTTTCGGGAGCAAATCACGGTCAACGGCGGTCGGGTACCGAAAGCGCGGGTGACGGAGTTTGTTGAACAGATAGAGCCCTGTATCAACCAACTGGCTGCCGAGGACGACAAGCCGACACATTTCGAGGTACTCACTGCGCTGGCGCTCTATCACTTCGATGTTGAAGACGTCGACGTGGCAGTCTTGGAAGTCGGTATCGGCGGCCGATACGACGCAACAAGCGCGGTCGATCCCGTCGCAAGCGCTGTCACTAGCATCAGTTTAGAGCACACCGACCTGCTCGGCGACACAATTGAGGAGATCGCTCGCGACAAAGGGCAGGTCGCCCCAAGCGACGCCCCGCTCGTGACGGGAACGGCCGGCGCTGCCCTTGATGCAATCCAAGAGATTACCGACACTATCACTGTCGGTAGTGAGGCGGCCGATGTGACCGCCACGGAGAACGGCATGCGCTCGGCTGTCGAGAACCGTATCTCACTCACGGGCTCTAACTGGGCCCTCGAATCGAACCTCAAGCTGCTTGGCCAGCATCAGGCGGAGAACGCCGGCGTTGCTGCGACGCTGGCCCGACAACTCATCGACGTGGACACGGAAACCATCTCCGAGGGACTGCGGGCCGCGACGCTGCCGGGCCGGTTCGAAGTCCGGTCGACCGACCCGATGGTGGTCCTCGACGGCTCTCACAACCCAGGTGCGATGGAGACGCTGACGACACTCATCGGGCGGTATGAGTACGACGACCTCCACGTGGTCTTCGCCGCAATGCAGGACAAGGAGTACGAGCAAATGATTGCGACGCTTCCGGCTGTCGAGACGGCCTTCGCGACGCGACCAGCAGTCGACCGAGCCGCGAGCACCGAATCGCTCGCTGCCGCGTTTGAGGGGCAGGCAGCACAGATACAGCAGGTTGAGTCCGTCCCCGAAGCTACCGAACGAGCAATAGCTACGGCCGGCGAAGACGACTTCGTGCTCGTGGCGGGGTCGCTCTACGCGGTGGCTGAAGCTCGGGACCGCTGGAGTCGGCTGGTCGTTCCCAAGGAGAACCTCCAGCAGGCGTCCACGGGAGAGACTGCTGGAGTCGAAAACGAGCCACAACTCCACCAGCAGATGCTCTCGGTCACATTGCGGCGCGACCAAGCGGGAGTCGTCAAACAAGAGTTCGAAGACTGCGGCGGGACCTGTACCTGTTCGACTGTCGGGATGCCGGAGAAACTTGTCGACACGACGCTTTCGGGGACGCCGCGACAATTTCAACAGCTCACCGACCGGCTGGCTTCAGCGGGGTTGGGGCTCGGTTGCCTCGCCATACAATTCGAAGAGATGCTGTCTGAGCGGTCGTTCCCGCCGCCGTTTGACGGTGAAGAGGCGGCTGTGATGGGTATTCTCAACGTCACGCCAGATAGTTTCTACGACGGTGGCGAGTACAACCGTCGAGACCTTGCTATCAGTCATGCGGAACAGATGATCGAATCCGGGGCCGATATCGTCGATATCGGCGGCGAGAGCACGCGTCCTGGGGCAGAGCCGGTGTCTATTGAAACGGAAATTGATCGCGTAGTACCGGTCATAGAGGCCGTTTCGTCGCTTGACACGACTGTTTCCGTAGATACCCGAAAGGCTGCCGTCGCTGACGCGGCGCTGGACGCCGGTGCCGACATCGTCAATGACGTGTCGGGACTGTCGGACCCCGAGATGCGGTTCGTGGTTGCCGACCACGACGCGTCCGTTATCCTGATGCATAGCCTGTCTGCGCCAGTGGACCCAGGTCGGACGGTGACCTATGACGATGTCGTCGATGACGTGCTTCGAGACCTCACGGAGCAGATACTGCTCGCCGAGCAGGCCGGTATCGACCGTGAACAGATTATCATAGACCCCGGCTGCGGGTTCGGGAAAAACGCCGCCGAATCGTTCGAACTTGTCGACCGGCTCCACGAGTTTCAGGCGCTCGGCTGTCCGGTGTTGGTCGGGCACTCCCGGAAGTCGATGTTTGCCGAGATGAGCGACGCAGAAGCGGACAGGCTGCCGCCGACGCTGGCAACGACAGCGCTTGCCGCTGAACGCGGGGCTGACGCCGTTAGGGTCCACGATGTCTCCGAGAACAACGCCGTGCTCAAGACCGTTTCAGCGACGGCGGCTCGGCCATCCCAGCTTCGACAACAGTGA